Proteins encoded by one window of Mesorhizobium sp. INR15:
- a CDS encoding ABC transporter substrate-binding protein, which translates to MYGKQKISVGVIALLAASTLGAAANEKVTFGTNWLAEPEHGGYYQAMTDGTYAACGLDVTIMQGGPQVSGRPLLLAGKIDFYMGGNLLSAFDAVQQGIPMRVVAADFQKDPQVIMSQPGNGLDKWEDLKNADQYILGDEGAQTFFLWMVTELGFDAAKRVPYTFNSAPFIANKKSIQQGYVTSEPFAVKKEGGFVPNQFLLADYGWDTYSTTVEVMQDTIDKKPEVVQCFVDGSAKGWYNYLYGDNKAANELIKKDNPDMTDEQIAFSIEQMKKFGLADSGDTEKLGIGAMTDARIQSFYDKMVKAKVTPAGIDIKKAYTLAFVNKGVGIELKK; encoded by the coding sequence ATGTACGGAAAACAGAAGATTTCGGTGGGCGTGATTGCACTGCTCGCGGCCAGCACGCTGGGAGCGGCGGCCAATGAAAAGGTCACCTTTGGCACCAACTGGCTGGCCGAGCCGGAACATGGCGGATATTACCAGGCGATGACGGACGGCACATATGCCGCCTGCGGCCTTGACGTGACCATCATGCAGGGCGGCCCGCAGGTCAGCGGAAGGCCGCTGCTGCTTGCCGGCAAGATCGATTTTTACATGGGCGGCAATCTGCTCTCGGCCTTCGATGCCGTGCAGCAAGGTATTCCGATGCGGGTGGTGGCCGCGGATTTCCAGAAGGATCCGCAAGTGATCATGTCCCAGCCTGGCAACGGCCTGGACAAATGGGAGGATCTGAAGAACGCTGACCAGTATATCCTGGGCGACGAAGGCGCGCAGACTTTCTTCCTATGGATGGTGACCGAGCTTGGCTTCGATGCGGCCAAGCGGGTGCCCTACACGTTCAACTCGGCGCCCTTCATCGCCAACAAGAAGTCGATCCAGCAGGGCTACGTCACATCAGAGCCATTCGCCGTCAAGAAAGAAGGCGGCTTCGTGCCGAACCAGTTCCTGCTCGCCGACTATGGCTGGGACACCTACTCGACGACAGTCGAGGTCATGCAGGACACGATCGACAAGAAGCCGGAGGTGGTGCAGTGCTTCGTCGATGGCTCGGCCAAGGGTTGGTACAATTATCTGTACGGCGACAACAAGGCCGCCAACGAGCTGATCAAGAAAGACAATCCCGATATGACGGATGAGCAAATCGCCTTCTCGATCGAACAGATGAAGAAGTTCGGTCTTGCCGATTCCGGCGACACGGAAAAGCTCGGCATCGGCGCCATGACCGATGCGCGCATCCAGAGCTTCTACGACAAGATGGTCAAGGCCAAGGTCACGCCGGCCGGGATCGACATCAAGAAGGCCTACACGCTTGCCTTCGTCAACAAAGGCGTCGGGATCGAACTGAAGAAATAG
- a CDS encoding ABC transporter ATP-binding protein yields the protein MMQENVAQAPAALGKAPELLALRGVGKVFSNGVTALSDVDLTIGEGDFVSLLGPSGCGKSTALRLIAGLSMPTSGALDWRGGGSFDRSNIGFVFQEPTLLPWASVFDNVWLPLRLKGVSRAKAAPAVMQMLERVHLDRFADAVPRELSGGMKMRVSIARAMVTKPRVLLMDEPFAALDEITRFKLNNDLLELWQDERFTVVFVTHSVFESVFLSNRIVVMAARPGRVFDELAVDAAYPRDEAFRTSPDYAALCRQTSDVLVNAINSTAGSHHDGH from the coding sequence ATGATGCAGGAGAACGTGGCGCAGGCGCCGGCAGCGTTGGGCAAGGCCCCCGAGCTGCTGGCGCTGCGCGGGGTCGGCAAGGTCTTTTCCAACGGTGTGACGGCGCTGAGCGACGTTGACCTGACGATCGGGGAGGGTGATTTTGTCAGCCTGCTCGGGCCGTCCGGCTGCGGCAAGTCGACAGCCTTGCGGCTGATCGCCGGCCTGTCGATGCCGACTTCCGGTGCGCTGGACTGGCGTGGTGGCGGGTCCTTCGACCGTTCGAATATCGGCTTCGTCTTCCAGGAGCCGACGCTGCTGCCCTGGGCCAGTGTCTTTGACAATGTCTGGCTGCCGCTGCGGCTGAAGGGCGTTTCACGCGCCAAGGCAGCGCCGGCGGTGATGCAGATGCTGGAGCGTGTGCACCTCGACCGTTTCGCCGATGCCGTGCCGCGCGAACTCTCGGGCGGCATGAAAATGCGCGTCTCGATCGCGCGCGCCATGGTGACAAAGCCGCGCGTGCTGCTGATGGACGAGCCGTTCGCCGCACTCGACGAAATCACCCGCTTCAAGCTCAACAACGACCTGCTGGAGCTGTGGCAGGACGAGCGCTTTACCGTCGTCTTCGTCACCCACAGTGTGTTTGAAAGCGTCTTTCTCTCCAACCGCATCGTTGTCATGGCGGCCCGTCCGGGCCGGGTGTTCGACGAGCTTGCCGTAGACGCGGCCTATCCGCGCGACGAGGCCTTCCGCACCTCGCCTGACTATGCCGCGCTTTGCCGGCAAACGTCGGACGTGCTGGTCAACGCCATCAATTCAACAGCGGGCTCGCATCATGACGGCCATTGA
- a CDS encoding ABC transporter permease, whose product MTAIEGALKLDPEEARRVRQERLERIGRWVLPLAIMILAIWFWDRICVWNEIPKYILPRPGVVLQTLHDDAGLLFSSLLVTLRITFLSLLLAVVGGVGLAVLFAQSKWVEMSFFPFAIVLQVTPIVAIFPLINIYVDNQTAKLLLCAWIVAFFPILSNTTLGLNSVDRNLRDMFKLNGATRWQQLRYLRLPAAMPYFLGGLKIAGGLSLIGAVVAEFVAGATGQSSGLASRIIEAGYRLNAPRLFAALFLISLTGILIFLVLSLISHLILRRWHESALKQER is encoded by the coding sequence ATGACGGCCATTGAGGGCGCGTTGAAACTCGACCCCGAGGAGGCGCGCCGCGTGCGCCAGGAGCGGCTTGAGCGCATCGGCCGCTGGGTGCTGCCACTGGCGATCATGATCCTGGCGATCTGGTTCTGGGACCGCATCTGCGTCTGGAACGAGATTCCGAAATACATCCTGCCGCGTCCGGGCGTGGTCTTGCAGACGCTGCATGACGATGCCGGGCTGCTGTTTTCCTCACTGCTGGTCACGTTGCGGATCACCTTTCTCAGTCTGCTTCTGGCGGTGGTCGGCGGCGTCGGGCTGGCGGTGCTGTTCGCGCAGTCGAAGTGGGTGGAGATGTCGTTCTTCCCCTTCGCCATCGTGCTGCAGGTGACGCCGATCGTGGCGATCTTTCCGCTGATCAACATCTATGTCGACAACCAGACGGCCAAGCTTCTGCTCTGTGCATGGATCGTCGCCTTCTTTCCGATCCTGTCCAACACCACCCTTGGCCTCAATTCCGTCGACCGCAACCTGCGCGACATGTTCAAGCTCAATGGTGCGACGCGCTGGCAGCAATTGCGCTATCTCAGGCTGCCGGCAGCGATGCCCTATTTCCTTGGCGGGCTGAAGATCGCCGGCGGCTTGTCGCTGATCGGCGCGGTTGTCGCCGAGTTCGTTGCCGGCGCCACCGGCCAGTCATCAGGCCTTGCCTCGCGCATCATCGAGGCGGGCTACCGGCTCAACGCACCACGGCTGTTCGCGGCGCTATTCCTGATCTCGCTCACCGGCATCCTGATCTTTCTGGTGCTGTCGCTGATTTCCCACCTCATCCTCCGGCGCTGGCATGAAAGCGCGCTGAAGCAGGAGCGATGA
- a CDS encoding cytosine deaminase, which translates to MTLEMIPQAGQFVLTAVRVHGSVTPGLAATFDADGFALADISVAGGKIAGISAHRLSHMPADAIDLAGRIVLPCFVDCHTHIDKGHIWARKPNPDGSFMGALNATGADRTARWSAEDVARRMDFSLRSAYAHGTSALRTHLDSVAPQEEISWPVFEAMRETWRGRIDLQAACLLGIEGVRDKKWFERLAKRVAAAKGVLGVVTYMVPDLEELLDRVFAQAIKHGLDLDFHADETDDVAAVSLKKIAEAALWNGFEGNILVGHCCSLARQPDLDVLDTLDKVAKAGLAVVSLPMCNLYLQDRRADQTTPRWRGVTLLHEMKARGIPVAVASDNTRDPFYAYGDLDMLEVYRMATRILHFDHPVSDWPQTVTATPAKVMRLDGVGTLTVGGAADFILFKGRSWTELLSRPESDRIVVRGGRAIDRQLPDYAELDDLMVE; encoded by the coding sequence ATGACTTTGGAGATGATTCCTCAAGCTGGGCAATTCGTACTGACAGCTGTTCGCGTCCACGGGTCGGTCACGCCGGGGCTCGCTGCAACCTTCGACGCAGATGGTTTTGCGCTCGCTGATATTTCTGTCGCTGGCGGCAAAATCGCAGGCATCAGCGCGCATCGCCTATCGCATATGCCGGCTGATGCCATAGATCTCGCCGGCCGCATCGTGCTGCCCTGTTTCGTCGACTGCCACACGCATATCGACAAGGGCCATATCTGGGCACGAAAACCCAACCCGGACGGTTCCTTCATGGGGGCGTTGAATGCCACCGGTGCCGACCGCACGGCGCGCTGGAGCGCCGAGGATGTCGCCCGCCGCATGGATTTCTCGCTGCGCTCGGCCTACGCGCATGGCACCAGCGCACTGCGCACGCATCTCGACAGCGTTGCACCACAGGAGGAGATTTCCTGGCCGGTGTTCGAGGCGATGCGCGAGACATGGCGCGGCCGCATCGACCTGCAGGCCGCCTGCCTGCTCGGCATTGAGGGCGTGCGCGACAAGAAATGGTTCGAGCGGCTGGCCAAGCGGGTCGCGGCCGCCAAGGGGGTGCTTGGCGTCGTCACCTACATGGTGCCGGACCTTGAGGAATTGCTTGACCGTGTCTTCGCGCAAGCGATCAAGCACGGGCTCGATCTCGATTTTCACGCCGACGAGACCGACGATGTCGCGGCGGTCTCGCTGAAGAAGATCGCCGAAGCCGCCTTGTGGAATGGTTTCGAGGGCAACATCCTGGTCGGCCATTGCTGTTCGCTGGCACGCCAACCCGATCTCGACGTGCTCGACACGCTGGACAAGGTGGCGAAGGCTGGGCTGGCGGTCGTATCGCTGCCGATGTGCAATCTCTATCTGCAGGACCGGCGTGCCGACCAGACCACGCCACGCTGGCGCGGCGTGACGCTGCTGCACGAGATGAAGGCGCGGGGCATTCCGGTGGCGGTCGCTTCCGACAACACGCGTGATCCGTTCTATGCCTATGGCGATCTCGACATGCTCGAGGTCTACCGCATGGCGACGCGCATCCTGCATTTTGATCATCCGGTGAGCGATTGGCCGCAAACGGTGACCGCGACTCCGGCAAAGGTGATGCGGCTTGACGGCGTCGGCACGCTTACCGTTGGCGGCGCGGCTGATTTCATCCTGTTCAAAGGTCGAAGCTGGACGGAATTGCTGTCGCGGCCCGAATCGGATCGCATCGTCGTGCGCGGCGGGCGGGCGATCGACCGGCAATTGCCCGACTATGCCGAACTCGACGACCTGATGGTGGAATGA
- a CDS encoding FAD-binding oxidoreductase, which produces MDIATLKRDLDGLKLDDNPAIVQQKSRDFYWYSPVLKRQLDHVTGDLIVTPRNEAEVIRVLAACHRHGVPVTPRGSGTGNYGQAMPLSGGVVLNLAEMNEIRSIGPGCVVTGPGAVLAEIDKATRAHSGQELRLSPSTYNTASIGGFIAGGSGGVGSINFGGLRDFGNVLRLRVVTMEAEPKVLELTGEDLHKVTHAYGTNGIISEVEMPLTAAYDWVDVIVGFDAFMDAARYGNALACQDGILTKLITPIAAPVPQLYFKRHQKFLREGQSICVVMVARHGLDAFLAFTRRAGGEVIYNAATASAEEKKGLPPAYELAWNHTTLRALRVDPSITYLQSLYPFPNQLALVEKMDAMFPGEVFSHLEFVRLDGNITCFGLPLVKFTTEARLDEIVRLHEENGCPIFNPHRYTLEEGGMKQTDAIQLAFKRETDPQGLLNPGKMIAWENPNYDYRSGRTFLFKGLQKAG; this is translated from the coding sequence ATGGATATCGCTACGCTCAAACGCGATCTCGACGGGCTGAAGCTCGACGACAACCCGGCGATCGTCCAGCAGAAGAGCCGTGACTTCTACTGGTACAGCCCGGTGTTGAAGCGGCAGCTGGACCATGTCACCGGCGACCTGATCGTGACGCCCAGGAATGAAGCCGAGGTGATCCGTGTGCTTGCGGCCTGTCATCGGCATGGCGTGCCGGTGACACCGCGCGGCAGCGGCACCGGCAATTACGGGCAGGCAATGCCGCTTTCCGGCGGCGTCGTGCTCAATCTTGCCGAGATGAACGAGATCAGGTCGATCGGGCCTGGCTGCGTGGTGACCGGACCGGGAGCGGTTCTGGCCGAGATCGACAAGGCGACGCGGGCACATTCCGGACAGGAGCTTCGGCTGTCGCCCTCTACCTACAACACCGCATCGATCGGCGGTTTCATCGCCGGCGGTTCAGGCGGCGTCGGCTCGATCAATTTCGGTGGCCTGCGCGATTTTGGCAACGTGCTGCGCTTGCGGGTCGTCACCATGGAGGCCGAGCCGAAGGTGCTCGAATTGACCGGAGAGGACCTGCACAAGGTTACGCATGCCTATGGTACGAACGGCATCATATCAGAGGTCGAGATGCCGCTGACGGCGGCTTACGACTGGGTCGATGTCATTGTCGGCTTCGACGCCTTCATGGATGCGGCGCGCTACGGCAATGCGCTGGCCTGCCAGGATGGCATCCTGACCAAGCTGATCACGCCGATCGCAGCACCCGTGCCGCAGCTCTATTTCAAGCGGCACCAGAAATTTCTCAGGGAAGGGCAGAGCATCTGCGTCGTCATGGTGGCGCGGCATGGGCTCGATGCCTTCCTTGCCTTCACTCGCCGCGCCGGCGGCGAAGTGATCTACAATGCCGCGACGGCATCGGCGGAGGAGAAGAAGGGACTGCCGCCAGCCTATGAGCTGGCGTGGAACCACACCACGTTGCGGGCGCTGCGGGTCGATCCGTCGATTACCTATCTGCAATCGCTCTATCCTTTTCCCAACCAGCTTGCTCTGGTCGAGAAGATGGATGCGATGTTTCCCGGCGAGGTTTTCTCGCATCTCGAATTCGTGCGGCTGGATGGCAACATCACCTGCTTTGGCCTGCCGCTGGTGAAGTTCACCACCGAGGCACGGCTCGACGAGATCGTGCGCCTGCATGAGGAAAACGGCTGTCCGATCTTCAACCCGCACCGCTACACGCTGGAGGAGGGCGGCATGAAGCAGACCGATGCGATACAACTCGCCTTCAAGCGCGAGACCGATCCGCAGGGCCTGCTCAACCCCGGCAAGATGATTGCCTGGGAGAACCCCAACTATGACTATCGTTCGGGCCGGACATTCCTGTTCAAAGGGCTGCAGAAGGCGGGCTGA
- a CDS encoding NAD(P)H-dependent oxidoreductase codes for MNILVLHAHPVETSFNAGLHRMIVERLTVAGHAIDDCDLYAEDFDPRLTRAERLGYHNIRGADDAAAPYVERLQRAEALVLSYPVWNFGYPAILKGFFDRVFLPGVSFKLVDGKVQPSLHNIRKVAAVTTYGGSRFRAMLMGDPPRKLVNRLLRATVKPGAPVSYLAHYSMNLSTDETRKAFMAKVAARMDAF; via the coding sequence ATGAACATCCTGGTTCTCCACGCGCATCCGGTCGAGACCAGCTTCAATGCCGGTCTGCACCGGATGATCGTCGAGCGGCTGACGGTGGCGGGCCATGCGATCGATGATTGTGATCTCTATGCCGAGGATTTCGACCCACGGCTGACGCGCGCCGAACGGCTGGGCTACCACAACATCCGTGGCGCCGATGATGCGGCCGCACCCTATGTCGAGAGGCTGCAGCGGGCCGAGGCGCTGGTGCTGTCCTATCCCGTCTGGAATTTCGGCTATCCGGCAATCCTGAAAGGCTTTTTCGACCGCGTGTTCCTGCCCGGCGTGTCGTTCAAGCTGGTCGACGGCAAGGTGCAGCCGTCGCTGCACAACATCCGCAAGGTCGCGGCGGTCACCACTTATGGCGGCAGCCGGTTTCGGGCCATGCTGATGGGCGACCCGCCGCGCAAGCTGGTCAACCGGCTGCTGCGTGCAACCGTAAAACCAGGCGCGCCGGTGTCCTACCTCGCGCATTATTCGATGAACCTGTCGACGGACGAGACGCGCAAGGCCTTCATGGCCAAGGTCGCGGCCAGAATGGACGCCTTCTGA
- a CDS encoding NAD(P)H-dependent oxidoreductase, whose protein sequence is MRALVVYCHPVPESFCASIRDSAVEVLKRRGWEVRLLDLYAENFDPVMGCEERRTYNDSAPQDPALKPHFELLNWAEAILFVYPTWWYGLPAMLKGWLDRVWATDVAFKLPAGKGRITSLMTHVTRIGVITTCGAPTWWSVVVGQPGRKTILRGMRALCATRCKTFFLAHYLMDASTPQTRAAFLAKVKAKLERF, encoded by the coding sequence ATGCGCGCGCTCGTCGTTTATTGCCATCCGGTGCCAGAGAGCTTCTGCGCTTCCATCCGCGATAGCGCCGTCGAGGTGCTGAAGCGGCGAGGCTGGGAGGTGCGGTTGCTTGACCTCTATGCCGAAAACTTCGATCCCGTCATGGGTTGCGAGGAGCGGCGCACCTACAATGACAGCGCACCGCAGGACCCGGCGCTGAAGCCGCATTTCGAGCTTCTGAACTGGGCCGAAGCGATCCTGTTTGTCTATCCAACCTGGTGGTACGGGTTGCCGGCGATGCTGAAAGGCTGGCTCGACCGGGTGTGGGCGACCGACGTCGCCTTCAAGCTGCCAGCGGGCAAGGGGCGGATCACCTCGCTGATGACGCATGTGACCAGGATCGGTGTGATCACCACCTGTGGCGCGCCGACATGGTGGAGCGTCGTTGTCGGCCAGCCCGGACGCAAGACCATCCTGCGCGGCATGCGGGCGCTATGCGCCACGCGCTGCAAGACATTCTTCCTGGCGCACTATCTGATGGATGCCTCGACGCCGCAAACACGGGCGGCATTTCTGGCGAAGGTGAAGGCGAAGCTCGAGCGGTTTTGA
- a CDS encoding FAD-dependent oxidoreductase, with product MTAKAIPAKARAVIIGGGVSGCSVAYHLAKLGWTDIVLLERKQLTSGTTWHAAGLIGQLRGSQNMTRLAKYSADLYVKLEAETEVGTGMRQVGSITVALTEERKHEIYRQASLARAFDVDVREISPSEVKQMYPHLNVSDVVGAVHLPLDGQCDPANIAMALAKGARQRGATIIENVKVTKVHTKDGRVAGVSWAQGEEQGTIEADIVVNCAGMWARELGAQNGVTIPLHACEHFYLVTEPIPGLTRLPVLRVPDECAYYKEDAGKMMLGAFEPVAKPWGMDGIREDFCFDQLPEDFEHFEPILEMGVNRMPMLGSAGIHTFFNGPESFTPDDRYYLGEAPELRGYWMATGYNSIGIVSSGGAGMALAQWMNDGEAPFDLWEVDIRRAQPFQKNRRYLKERVSETLGLLYADHFPYRQMATSRNVRRSPLHEHLKARGAVFGEVAGWERANWFAREGQEREYRYSWKRQNWFDNQREEHLAVRNNVGLFDMTSFGKIRVEGRDACAFLQKLCANDMDVAPGKIVYTQMLNARGGIESDLTVSRLSETAFFLVVPGATLQRDLAWLRKHLADEFVVITDVTAAESVLCLMGPDARKLIQKVSPNDFSNEANPFGTFQEIEIGMGLARAHRVTYVGELGWELYVSTDQAAHVFEAIEEAGADVGLKLCGLHTLDSCRIEKAFRHFGHDITDEDHVLEAGLGFAVKTAKGDFLGRDAVLKKKEAGLDRRLVQFRLKDPQPLLFHNEAILRDGKIVGPITSGNYGHFLGGAVGLGYLPCKGESEADVLASAYEIEIAGERFAAEASLKPMYDPKSERVKM from the coding sequence ATGACCGCCAAAGCCATCCCTGCCAAAGCGAGGGCCGTCATCATCGGCGGCGGCGTCTCCGGCTGCTCGGTCGCCTATCATCTGGCCAAGCTCGGCTGGACCGACATCGTGCTGCTTGAGCGCAAGCAGCTGACCTCTGGTACGACCTGGCACGCCGCCGGCCTGATCGGCCAGTTGCGCGGTTCGCAGAACATGACCCGGCTGGCGAAATATTCCGCCGACCTCTACGTCAAGCTGGAGGCCGAGACCGAGGTCGGCACCGGCATGCGCCAGGTTGGCTCCATCACCGTCGCGCTGACCGAGGAGCGCAAGCACGAGATCTACCGGCAGGCGTCGCTGGCCCGCGCCTTCGACGTCGATGTGCGCGAGATTTCGCCAAGTGAAGTCAAGCAGATGTACCCGCATCTCAATGTCTCCGATGTCGTCGGCGCCGTGCATCTGCCGCTCGATGGCCAGTGCGACCCGGCCAACATCGCCATGGCGCTGGCCAAGGGCGCACGCCAGCGCGGCGCCACCATCATTGAGAATGTGAAAGTCACCAAGGTTCACACCAAGGATGGCCGCGTGGCCGGCGTGTCCTGGGCGCAAGGCGAGGAGCAAGGCACGATCGAGGCCGACATCGTCGTCAACTGCGCCGGCATGTGGGCGCGCGAACTCGGCGCCCAGAACGGCGTCACCATCCCGCTGCATGCCTGCGAACATTTCTATCTCGTCACCGAGCCAATCCCCGGCCTCACCCGCCTGCCGGTGCTGCGCGTTCCCGACGAGTGCGCCTACTACAAGGAAGATGCCGGCAAGATGATGCTCGGCGCCTTCGAGCCGGTGGCGAAACCATGGGGCATGGACGGCATCCGCGAGGATTTCTGCTTCGACCAGTTGCCCGAGGATTTCGAGCATTTCGAACCGATCCTCGAAATGGGCGTCAACCGCATGCCGATGCTGGGCAGTGCCGGCATCCACACATTCTTCAACGGGCCAGAGAGTTTTACTCCGGACGATCGCTACTATCTCGGCGAGGCGCCGGAACTCCGGGGCTACTGGATGGCGACGGGCTACAACTCCATCGGCATCGTCTCTTCCGGCGGGGCCGGCATGGCACTGGCGCAGTGGATGAACGACGGCGAAGCACCCTTCGACCTCTGGGAAGTCGATATCCGCCGCGCCCAGCCGTTCCAGAAGAATCGCCGCTATCTCAAGGAGCGCGTCTCCGAAACGCTCGGCCTGCTCTATGCCGATCATTTCCCCTACCGCCAGATGGCAACATCACGCAACGTGCGCCGTTCGCCGCTGCACGAACATCTGAAGGCACGCGGCGCCGTGTTCGGCGAAGTCGCCGGCTGGGAGCGCGCCAACTGGTTTGCCCGTGAAGGCCAGGAGCGTGAATACCGCTATTCCTGGAAGCGGCAGAACTGGTTTGACAACCAGCGCGAGGAACATCTGGCCGTGCGCAACAATGTCGGCCTGTTCGACATGACCTCGTTCGGCAAGATCCGCGTCGAGGGCCGAGACGCCTGTGCCTTCCTGCAAAAGCTCTGCGCCAACGACATGGACGTGGCGCCGGGCAAGATCGTCTACACCCAGATGCTCAACGCCCGAGGCGGTATCGAGAGCGACCTCACCGTGTCGCGCCTGTCGGAGACCGCGTTCTTCCTTGTCGTGCCGGGTGCGACGCTGCAGCGTGACCTGGCGTGGCTCAGAAAACATCTCGCCGACGAGTTCGTCGTCATCACCGACGTGACGGCGGCGGAAAGCGTGCTGTGCCTGATGGGGCCGGATGCGCGAAAGCTGATCCAGAAGGTGAGCCCCAACGACTTCTCCAATGAAGCCAATCCATTCGGAACGTTTCAGGAAATCGAGATCGGCATGGGCCTAGCCCGCGCCCACCGCGTCACCTATGTCGGCGAACTCGGCTGGGAACTCTATGTCTCGACCGACCAGGCGGCGCATGTGTTCGAAGCGATCGAAGAGGCCGGTGCCGATGTCGGCCTGAAGCTCTGCGGCCTGCACACGCTGGATTCTTGCCGCATCGAAAAGGCCTTCCGCCATTTCGGCCACGACATCACCGACGAGGACCATGTGCTTGAAGCTGGCCTTGGCTTCGCGGTAAAGACCGCCAAGGGCGATTTCCTTGGCCGCGACGCGGTGTTGAAGAAGAAGGAGGCCGGCCTGGACCGGCGGCTGGTCCAGTTCCGGCTCAAGGACCCGCAGCCTCTGCTCTTCCACAACGAGGCGATCCTGCGCGACGGCAAGATAGTCGGACCGATCACTTCGGGCAATTACGGCCATTTTCTTGGTGGTGCCGTCGGCTTGGGCTACTTGCCGTGCAAGGGCGAGAGCGAGGCGGATGTACTGGCTTCTGCCTATGAGATCGAGATTGCCGGCGAACGCTTCGCCGCCGAGGCCTCGCTGAAGCCGATGTATGATCCGAAGTCCGAACGGGTGAAGATGTAG
- a CDS encoding pyridoxal phosphate-dependent aminotransferase, producing MPRPSSRISGIVPSGKDGWEVHTAAWARREAGEDIIMLSVGDHDFDTPSQTIEACVAAVRGSNHHYTPLQGLPRLRNAMAVASSACTGVETTPDQVIATPGGQAALYAAVQAVLDQGDHAVVVAPYYATYPNTFSAAGATFTVVETPAEGGFQPRADMIRAALRPNTRAILINTPNNPTGAVYSKEHLEELAKLCREHDLWLLSDEVYWTLGGGEHISPRSLPGMAERTLVINSMSKSHGMTGWRMGWLTGPAEMISLLINLNLVTTYGLPAFISIACAEALENRYGVREIAERYAARRTIFIEAVRSMNDVVIRGSEGGMYVMLDVSAIEPDDEKFAWAFLDNEKVGVMPGSSFGEAAAGHIRISLCQPEPVLQEAALRLRRFVSAYRREAA from the coding sequence ATGCCAAGACCATCATCGCGCATTTCCGGCATCGTGCCTTCGGGCAAGGATGGCTGGGAAGTCCACACCGCCGCCTGGGCTCGCAGGGAGGCCGGTGAGGACATCATCATGCTGTCGGTCGGCGATCATGACTTCGACACGCCTTCGCAAACGATCGAAGCCTGCGTGGCGGCGGTTCGCGGCAGCAACCATCACTACACGCCGCTGCAGGGTTTGCCGCGCCTGCGCAACGCCATGGCGGTGGCCTCAAGCGCCTGCACAGGCGTCGAAACGACACCGGACCAGGTGATCGCCACGCCTGGCGGGCAGGCAGCACTCTATGCCGCCGTGCAAGCCGTGCTCGATCAGGGCGACCACGCCGTTGTGGTCGCGCCCTATTACGCCACCTACCCCAACACGTTCAGCGCCGCCGGTGCGACATTCACGGTTGTCGAGACGCCGGCGGAAGGTGGTTTCCAACCTCGGGCGGATATGATCCGCGCGGCACTTCGGCCCAACACACGTGCCATTCTCATCAACACGCCCAACAATCCGACAGGCGCGGTCTATTCAAAGGAGCATCTGGAAGAACTGGCCAAGCTTTGCCGGGAGCATGATCTGTGGCTTTTGTCCGACGAGGTTTACTGGACGCTTGGCGGCGGCGAGCACATCTCGCCGCGTTCCCTGCCCGGCATGGCTGAGCGCACGCTGGTCATCAACTCGATGTCCAAAAGCCACGGCATGACCGGCTGGCGCATGGGCTGGCTGACCGGCCCGGCCGAGATGATTTCACTGCTGATCAACCTCAATCTGGTAACGACCTACGGCTTGCCCGCCTTCATCTCGATCGCTTGCGCCGAGGCGCTGGAAAACCGCTATGGCGTGCGGGAGATCGCCGAACGCTATGCCGCGCGACGGACCATCTTCATCGAGGCCGTGCGCAGCATGAACGATGTCGTCATACGCGGTTCGGAAGGCGGCATGTATGTCATGCTCGACGTCAGCGCCATCGAGCCGGACGATGAAAAATTCGCTTGGGCCTTCCTCGACAACGAGAAGGTCGGCGTCATGCCCGGCTCCAGCTTCGGCGAAGCCGCCGCCGGCCATATCCGCATCAGCCTTTGCCAGCCGGAACCCGTACTGCAGGAAGCGGCACTTCGGTTGCGCCGTTTCGTTTCCGCCTATCGCCGCGAGGCGGCATGA